The following proteins come from a genomic window of Sorghum bicolor cultivar BTx623 chromosome 3, Sorghum_bicolor_NCBIv3, whole genome shotgun sequence:
- the LOC8078657 gene encoding WD repeat-containing protein 76, translating to MASLPPGAGLTDYERRREENIRRNEAILATLRRKATELSASFSATASSSKRPKKEQPRARTASPVVLRRSLRTRGIPPAESSACAGADTSRATPPSPTKPRTTRFSSSLASALRDATAAEPSPSLESGICAADGFDASRELVLRPVDVRKVVPGRILSVRILPLSDRTVVVAGNVHGHVGFWDVDRLVEEDEDGDGVDGVFEYFPHRGPVGGIVMHPATPQKIYSSSYHGEICFMDVEKENFNTIHLCAYPIFSLCQAPNSPSSLYFAEGNELKLFDERTGKVPTTWSLHDHRINSIDFRPENPYIFATSSTDRTVCIWDMRRMKKKGPESLKVLEYNKAVQSAYFSPSGNMLATTSLDDTVRIFNTDNFDDSCILKHDNRTGRWLSTFKAIWSWNDSNIFVGNMKRAIDVISVDRSQKSLSASYMAFLESEHMTAIPCRFTLHPCKVGHLAGASSSGKVFLWTRA from the exons ATGGCGTCGCTGCCGCCGGGGGCCGGTCTTACTGACTATGAGCGCCGCCGCGAGGAGAACATCCGCCGCAACGAAGCCATCCTCGCCACCCTCCGCCGCAAGGCCACCGAGCTCTCTGCCTCCTTCAGCGCCACCGCTTCATCCTCCAAGCGCCCCAAGAAGGAGCAGCCCCGCGCGAGAACGGCCAGCCCCGTCGTCCTCCGCCGCTCCTTGCGCACCCGCGGCATCCCCCCCGCCGAGTCCTCCGCTTGTGCCGGCGCTGACACCTCCCGGGCCACGCCACCGTCCCCGACGAAGCCCCGCACCACACGGTTCTCATcctccctcgcctccgccctgcGAGACGCCACCGCTGCAGAGCCCTCGCCATCGCTCGAGAGCGGGATCTGCGCAGCTGACGGGTTCGACGCCAGTAGGGAGCTGGTGCTCCGGCCCGTGGACGTGAGGAAGGTGGTGCCGGGCCGGATATTGTCGGTGCGGATCCTGCCGCTGTCCGACCGGACTGTGGTGGTCGCCGGGAACGTGCACGGGCATGTTGGGTTCTGGGATGTAGATCGTCTCGTggaggaggatgaggatggcgatGGTGTAGACGGGGTGTTCGAGTATTTTCCCCACAGGGGGCCTGTAGGGGGCATTGTGATGCACCCTGCCACGCCGCAGAAG atttacAGCTCTAGTTATCATGGTGAAATTTGTTTCATGGATGTTGAGAAAGAGAACTTTAATACGATCCACTTGTGTGCCTATCCCATTTTCTCGCTTTGTCAAGCACCAAATAGTCCCAGCTCTCTGTACTTTGCCGAGGGAAATGAATTAAAACTTTTTGATGAAAGGACGGGTAAGGTACCAACTACATGGAGTTTACATGATCATAGAATCAACTCAATAGATTTTCGTCCAGAGAATCCATATATATTTGCCACAAGCTCGACAGATCGAACAGTTTGCATATGGGACATGAGAAGGATGAAAAAGAAGGGTCCTGAGAGCTTGAAAGTTTTGGAATACAACAAAGCCGTTCAGTCAGCTTATTTCTCACCCAGTGGCAATATGCTTGCAACAACCAG CCTTGATGACACTGTCCGAATTTTCAACACGGATAACTTTGATGACTCATGTATTCTTAAGCATGATAACAGGACAGGCAGATGGCTATCCACATTCAA GGCAATCTGGAGCTGGAATGATAGTAATATATTTGTTGGGAACATGAAAAGAGCAATAGATGTTATCTCAGTTGATCGCAGTCAGAAGAGCCTCTCGGCTTCATACATGGCATTTCTTGAGAGTGAACACATGACAGCCATCCCATGCCGGTTTACGCTGCACCCGTGCAAAGTTGGCCATCTGGCTGGTGCAAGCTCTAGTGGTAAGGTGTTCCTCTGGACGAGAGCCTGA